AGATTTCTGGCGAGGTGAAGCGCGTGGTGAGCCTGGTCTCATCGGCTACCGAGTATCTTGGTGAGATGGGCTTGTTAGAGCGTGTGGTCGGGGTGAGTGAGTACTGTGATCGCTACGTGGATACCGAAGGCATGGAGGTGGTGGGGCAGTATGTGACGGCAGATATTGAGCGAATTGTGCAGCTGGAGCCAGATCTACTGCTGATGACGACGGGGATTCAGCGCAAGCTGGGGCTTCGTATGGCGAAGGCAGGGGTGCCGGTCTATAATCTGCCGCTTCCTGTGAGCTTTGAGGGCATGCTGGAGAATGTGATGCTGCTTGGTGGCTTGATGGATGAGATGGGGAAGGCGAGGCAGTTGGTCGAGTGGCTTCGTGAGCGAGCGGCCAAGCTGCGGGCGGAGCAGATTTTTGAGCAGCGGCCACGGGTGTACGTGGAGCTGTGGCTGGGCAGGCATATGCGTGCTGTCGGTGGTTTGAGTTATATCCGTGATCTGGTAGAAATGGCGGGTGGAGAATTAGTCTATGGAGAGCGCTCCCAGGGCTACTTCGTACCTGAGCTGGATGAGGTTAAGCGACTGATTCCTGATGTGTACGTCTTTTTCCATGAACCGGAATACCGGGTGGATGGCGCTGCGCTGGTGCGTGAGCGAGGGTGGGATGAGAGTATTCCTGTGGTGATGAGTGACGTGACCATGGGGGAGAATGTGATCCAGGATGGTCCGAGTATGTTGGACACGGTGGTGTGGCTACGTGAGCAGATGCGGATAGCCAAACGTGGAGGAATTTGACTAAGATTTCTAGCAAGTGAAGGAGATAGCGAAATACAAGGCGATAGCGATGGGGATCGGCGTGGTGCTGGTCTTCACGCTGAGCTATTTCCTTAAGGATATTTCCAGCCGCCAAGTAGAGGAAAACAAAGGGCTGACCGAGGCGAAGG
Above is a genomic segment from Rubritalea squalenifaciens DSM 18772 containing:
- a CDS encoding ABC transporter substrate-binding protein — translated: MPRSIHNEYLDHRFEISGEVKRVVSLVSSATEYLGEMGLLERVVGVSEYCDRYVDTEGMEVVGQYVTADIERIVQLEPDLLLMTTGIQRKLGLRMAKAGVPVYNLPLPVSFEGMLENVMLLGGLMDEMGKARQLVEWLRERAAKLRAEQIFEQRPRVYVELWLGRHMRAVGGLSYIRDLVEMAGGELVYGERSQGYFVPELDEVKRLIPDVYVFFHEPEYRVDGAALVRERGWDESIPVVMSDVTMGENVIQDGPSMLDTVVWLREQMRIAKRGGI